The Serpentinimonas maccroryi genome has a segment encoding these proteins:
- a CDS encoding putative bifunctional diguanylate cyclase/phosphodiesterase has product MFGLLTLWALWSWNSHYAHGQGTVLQFRVLHDAQGAWQASDALQRLTQAAPEPVQQQDSNLHETPFWLLLQPLDAPPPSARIEFPSRHAYSLACWDARTLNLVASGSRSEPLQGTMQLARAGFAFDPAGASSLLCRTALVGPGRIVALQWDATELHLRELQFHRGSGLLDGGILVLALFTLIAGLINRNRTYVLFAAWLVVNLRMAALSMGWDQQWLGHTIPYEWLQTMRPLTLALYYVVTFTLFVSLMRDELAQIGHAYLSTAIKWSCLPLLLLAVGLPYAQFLPIIWVCSGLSLLALLFLLAKIFLRNHSRVAAWYAAAISVVLLASLLEVAAAALGLKGLLWAFNSVTAALASSLLASLAIAEQIRLAQQQRLAAQAELQHTYEVLPIGLFTLDLQGRLSSANPALQHMLGATEDGLRAQTWPQRFGPAHWNALLEQTRSHGTAELELLHQTEPEPARRFQVRAALAGDKIECTLQDITEKAQATEHLRFLAHHDTLTKVLNRRGIEQVLNAGLTDLARGQPLAVAYLDLDRFKLINDLYGHTAGDAVLHAVCQRAQNPLSQGMHLGRVGGDEFLIVMPHTPLAQAEAVCREVLSQIGGSAFQVGERAFQVRGSIGLIEVATGSLAKDVIATADHACRMAKKGQGNTLMMFEHCSGIFSDHEAQLHLVEQLANQQTVDGLYLEMQPIMSLRTPHGSHNFEVLLRMHDEHDQQVPTERLIQAAEIAGRMGVIDRWVLAQTLTWLEQHQQTLAQNRFVCVNLSGASLNDERFIDDVFAMFERHRGVAHRICLEITESVALHDMDNTHRFIDRVRAAGAKVALDDFGAGYTSFSYLKELPADLLKIDGSFIVNMNRHPANVAIVEAIVSLAQNLGMKTIAEWAEDFETVETLAEIGVDYVQGYVVARPQTPKAILEAQSAADFITDDRLKAYLSTLASSELDHVDLVLGTDPPAAALPRSSGPR; this is encoded by the coding sequence TTGTTTGGTCTGCTGACCCTGTGGGCGCTCTGGAGCTGGAACAGCCATTACGCCCATGGCCAAGGCACCGTCCTGCAGTTTCGGGTGCTGCACGATGCGCAGGGTGCGTGGCAAGCCTCCGATGCCTTGCAACGGCTGACGCAAGCGGCACCGGAGCCGGTGCAGCAACAAGACAGCAACTTGCATGAGACGCCTTTTTGGCTGCTGCTGCAACCCCTGGATGCACCCCCCCCGTCTGCACGCATCGAGTTCCCCTCACGCCACGCCTACAGTCTGGCTTGTTGGGATGCCCGCACCCTGAACCTAGTGGCCAGCGGCTCGCGCTCCGAACCGCTGCAGGGAACCATGCAGCTGGCCCGGGCCGGCTTTGCCTTCGACCCCGCTGGCGCCAGCTCTTTGTTGTGCCGAACCGCACTGGTCGGCCCGGGCCGCATCGTGGCCTTGCAGTGGGATGCCACCGAACTGCACTTGCGCGAATTGCAATTTCACCGTGGCTCGGGCTTGCTCGACGGCGGTATTCTGGTGCTGGCGCTCTTTACCCTGATCGCTGGCCTGATCAACCGCAACCGCACCTACGTCCTGTTTGCGGCCTGGCTGGTGGTGAACTTGCGCATGGCCGCGCTCTCGATGGGCTGGGATCAGCAGTGGCTGGGGCACACCATCCCCTACGAATGGCTGCAAACCATGCGGCCGTTGACGCTGGCACTTTACTACGTGGTGACCTTTACCCTGTTTGTGTCGCTGATGCGGGATGAATTGGCGCAAATTGGTCATGCCTACCTGAGCACCGCCATCAAATGGAGCTGCTTGCCCTTGCTTTTGTTGGCCGTCGGCCTGCCTTACGCGCAATTTCTGCCCATCATTTGGGTGTGCTCTGGCTTGAGCTTGCTGGCTTTGCTTTTTCTTCTTGCCAAAATCTTTCTGCGCAACCACTCCAGAGTAGCGGCCTGGTATGCCGCCGCGATATCGGTTGTGCTGCTTGCGAGCTTGCTAGAAGTTGCAGCTGCAGCACTGGGCCTCAAGGGACTTCTGTGGGCATTCAACAGCGTGACTGCCGCGCTGGCCTCCAGCCTGCTGGCCTCCCTGGCGATCGCCGAGCAAATTCGCTTGGCCCAGCAACAACGGCTGGCGGCGCAGGCTGAGCTGCAACACACCTACGAGGTGCTGCCGATCGGCCTGTTCACACTCGACCTGCAGGGCCGATTGAGCAGCGCCAACCCGGCCCTGCAACACATGCTGGGCGCGACCGAAGACGGCTTGCGCGCACAAACCTGGCCACAACGCTTTGGCCCCGCCCACTGGAACGCCCTGCTGGAGCAGACGCGCAGCCATGGCACCGCCGAGCTCGAGTTGTTGCACCAGACCGAGCCTGAGCCGGCGCGCCGCTTTCAGGTGCGCGCTGCTTTGGCTGGGGACAAAATCGAATGCACGCTGCAAGACATCACCGAAAAGGCCCAGGCCACCGAACACCTAAGGTTTTTGGCGCACCACGATACCTTGACCAAGGTGCTGAACCGGCGCGGCATCGAGCAAGTTTTGAATGCTGGCCTTACCGACTTGGCTCGCGGCCAACCGCTGGCTGTGGCCTACTTGGACTTGGACCGCTTCAAACTCATCAACGACCTCTACGGCCACACCGCCGGCGATGCGGTGTTGCACGCCGTTTGCCAGCGTGCTCAAAACCCCTTGAGCCAGGGCATGCACCTGGGTCGAGTCGGTGGCGACGAGTTTTTGATCGTCATGCCGCACACCCCGCTGGCGCAGGCCGAGGCTGTGTGCAGGGAAGTCCTGAGCCAAATCGGCGGCAGCGCCTTTCAGGTCGGGGAGCGTGCCTTCCAAGTGCGCGGCTCCATCGGCTTGATCGAAGTCGCCACGGGGAGCTTAGCCAAAGACGTGATCGCCACCGCCGACCACGCCTGTCGCATGGCCAAAAAGGGGCAGGGCAATACTTTAATGATGTTTGAACACTGCTCGGGCATCTTTAGCGACCACGAAGCGCAGTTGCACTTGGTCGAACAACTGGCCAACCAGCAGACGGTCGATGGGCTGTATTTGGAAATGCAACCGATCATGTCCTTGCGCACGCCGCATGGATCGCACAACTTTGAAGTCTTGCTGCGCATGCACGATGAACACGATCAACAGGTACCGACCGAGCGCCTGATTCAGGCCGCCGAGATTGCCGGCCGCATGGGCGTGATCGACCGCTGGGTGCTGGCCCAGACCCTGACTTGGCTGGAACAGCACCAACAGACCTTGGCGCAAAACCGCTTCGTTTGCGTCAATTTGAGCGGGGCTTCGCTCAACGACGAGCGCTTCATCGACGACGTGTTTGCCATGTTCGAGCGCCACCGCGGTGTGGCGCATCGGATCTGCCTAGAGATCACCGAAAGCGTGGCCTTGCACGATATGGACAACACGCACCGCTTCATCGACCGGGTGCGCGCTGCCGGCGCCAAGGTGGCGCTGGACGACTTCGGGGCCGGCTACACCTCGTTTTCTTACCTGAAGGAACTACCGGCCGACTTGCTCAAGATCGACGGCAGCTTCATCGTCAACATGAACCGCCACCCGGCCAATGTGGCGATCGTCGAAGCCATTGTCAGCTTGGCGCAAAACCTGGGCATGAAAACCATCGCCGAGTGGGCCGAAGACTTTGAAACCGTGGAAACGCTGGCCGAAATCGGGGTCGATTACGTGCAAGGTTACGTGGTCGCCCGGCCCCAGACGCCAAAGGCGATCTTAGAAGCCCAGTCGGCAGCTGATTTCATCACCGATGACCGGCTGAAGGCCTACCTCAGCACCCTCGCTTCCAGCGAACTCGATCATGTCGATCTGGTGCTCGGCACCGATCCGCCCGCAGCGGCGTTGCCACGTTCCAGCGGACCCCGCTGA
- the dinG gene encoding ATP-dependent DNA helicase DinG: MDKPELAQQALACYDRLLQRDQRLRPRPGQRLMAEQVAQTFSQADLGPLEASQALPGVEPQRALAVIQAGTGVGKSLAYCAPALALALERNTRVLISTATVALQEQLVHKDLPALVAQFEQPIRYALAKGRGRYVCKLKLERRLAGLGAARGNDAAADEDLHEDDWFLEAQPPQPGGSSDVDTLLALQADLASGRWSGDFDDLSQPPAGLLWQSVAVQASSCAARHCPVYGQCSYFEQRKELVGAQVIVVNHDLLLSTLGSRTLPDLDNCLLVIDEAHHLPAVALEQFASRMDLSRLGWIERLAQRAMRAGATLGLAELAGVHEQAAALRQAMQELARWVVQQHGPELSAAPRESAGFGLLGAHAATRPAAAAALGAVPAGFTPERVARLSQGQTPAALLQTLEALQRSSGAFIDSLRLLAKALRAEMRDQPQQSRQLATLYAQLGSLTPRLEAAHETARLFLQQPSLGDEPVAKWFSVQSAGADAALMAHASPTLPGSTLRQHLWGSVRAAVLTSATLSSGGRFDYFLRESGLEHDPDACTLEVPSPFDFSRQGRLVLGGTRADPKEASAFNAELVCSLLQDLAAVRHGALVLFTSRLQMRLACEALPTALRARVLVQNELPRQRLLRLHAERVAAGQPSIIFGMQSFGEGLDLPGRLCEDLFITKLPFAPPDDPVGQARAEWLRAAGRDPFQELVLPAAAIRLAQWVGRAIRTEDDQAHVVCYDRRLHQSSYGRQLLAGLPGFERIVRAPLQPLPEPAER, from the coding sequence ATGGATAAACCCGAACTGGCGCAGCAGGCGCTGGCCTGCTACGACCGGCTGTTGCAGCGCGACCAGCGGCTGCGGCCGCGGCCGGGGCAGCGCCTGATGGCCGAACAAGTGGCGCAGACCTTCAGTCAAGCCGATCTGGGGCCGTTGGAGGCCTCGCAGGCTTTGCCCGGGGTGGAGCCGCAGCGGGCCTTGGCCGTCATCCAAGCCGGCACCGGGGTGGGCAAATCGCTCGCCTACTGCGCGCCGGCGCTGGCGCTGGCGCTCGAGCGCAACACGCGCGTGCTCATCAGCACCGCCACCGTGGCCTTGCAAGAGCAACTGGTGCACAAAGACTTGCCGGCCCTGGTGGCGCAGTTCGAACAGCCCATACGCTACGCCTTGGCCAAGGGCCGCGGCCGCTACGTGTGCAAGCTCAAGCTGGAGCGCCGCTTGGCTGGCTTGGGGGCTGCGCGGGGCAATGACGCCGCCGCCGACGAGGATTTGCACGAGGACGATTGGTTTCTCGAGGCGCAGCCACCCCAGCCCGGGGGCAGCAGCGACGTGGACACCTTGCTGGCCCTGCAAGCCGATTTGGCCAGCGGTCGCTGGAGCGGCGACTTCGATGACTTGAGCCAGCCCCCTGCAGGCCTGCTGTGGCAGTCGGTGGCGGTGCAAGCCAGTTCGTGTGCGGCGCGCCATTGTCCGGTCTATGGCCAGTGCAGCTATTTCGAGCAGCGCAAGGAGTTGGTGGGGGCGCAGGTGATCGTGGTCAACCACGACTTGTTGCTCAGCACCTTGGGCTCGCGCACCTTGCCCGATCTGGACAACTGCCTGCTGGTGATCGACGAGGCGCACCACCTGCCGGCGGTGGCCTTGGAGCAGTTTGCCAGCCGCATGGACTTGAGCCGCTTGGGCTGGATCGAGCGCTTGGCGCAGCGCGCCATGCGCGCCGGCGCCACATTGGGGCTGGCAGAACTGGCCGGCGTGCACGAACAAGCGGCGGCGCTGCGCCAAGCCATGCAAGAGCTGGCGCGCTGGGTGGTGCAGCAGCATGGCCCCGAGTTGAGCGCGGCGCCGCGGGAGTCTGCTGGCTTTGGCCTGCTGGGCGCCCATGCAGCGACTCGCCCTGCCGCTGCGGCGGCTTTGGGGGCGGTGCCGGCTGGCTTTACACCCGAGCGCGTGGCCCGGCTCAGCCAAGGCCAAACCCCCGCTGCGTTGCTGCAGACCTTGGAGGCGCTGCAGCGCAGTTCGGGGGCTTTCATCGACTCGTTGCGGCTGCTGGCCAAGGCGTTGCGCGCCGAAATGCGCGATCAGCCGCAGCAGTCGCGTCAGCTGGCGACTCTGTACGCCCAGTTGGGCAGCCTGACGCCGCGCCTCGAGGCCGCGCACGAGACTGCGCGCTTGTTTTTGCAGCAGCCCAGCCTAGGGGACGAACCGGTCGCCAAATGGTTCAGCGTGCAGTCTGCGGGGGCCGATGCGGCGCTGATGGCGCACGCCAGCCCGACCCTGCCCGGCAGCACCTTGCGCCAGCACCTGTGGGGCTCGGTGCGCGCCGCCGTGCTGACGTCGGCGACCTTGAGCAGCGGCGGGCGTTTTGATTATTTTTTGCGCGAGTCTGGGCTGGAGCACGACCCAGACGCTTGCACGCTCGAAGTGCCCAGCCCCTTCGACTTCAGCCGCCAGGGGCGACTGGTGCTGGGCGGCACCCGCGCCGACCCCAAAGAGGCCAGCGCCTTCAACGCCGAGCTGGTGTGCAGCCTGTTGCAAGATCTGGCCGCAGTGCGCCACGGGGCGCTGGTGCTGTTTACCTCGCGCCTGCAGATGCGGCTGGCTTGCGAGGCCCTGCCGACGGCCCTGCGCGCGCGGGTGCTGGTGCAAAACGAGCTGCCACGCCAGCGCCTGCTGCGCTTGCACGCCGAGCGCGTGGCGGCTGGGCAGCCGTCGATCATTTTTGGCATGCAGTCTTTTGGCGAGGGCCTGGATTTGCCGGGCCGGCTGTGCGAGGACTTGTTCATCACCAAACTGCCCTTTGCCCCGCCCGACGACCCGGTGGGCCAAGCGCGGGCCGAGTGGCTGCGCGCTGCTGGGCGCGACCCGTTTCAAGAGCTGGTGCTGCCCGCGGCGGCGATCCGACTGGCGCAGTGGGTGGGGCGTGCCATCCGCACCGAAGACGACCAAGCGCACGTGGTGTGCTACGACCGGCGCTTGCACCAAAGCAGCTACGGGCGCCAGCTGCTGGCGGGCCTGCCGGGCTTTGAGCGCATCGTGCGCGCGCCGCTTCAGCCGCTGCCAGAGCCGGCCGAGCGCTAA
- a CDS encoding DUF4395 family protein — protein MLRFDVPQVWSNVIRLEAFLTFAVAALALAFNFAWLMALLVALGLVRGFFGHHRCPSHHLWKALMLRANCAGKLEDAGAKMFANKILFIASSVSLALFLSGSALWMVPAGMLVVFATLEWAFSFCAACWVYGAWYRRFPPASA, from the coding sequence ATGCTGCGTTTCGACGTCCCCCAAGTCTGGTCCAACGTGATCCGCCTCGAAGCCTTCCTCACCTTTGCCGTCGCCGCGCTGGCGTTGGCGTTCAATTTCGCTTGGCTGATGGCGCTGCTGGTCGCCTTGGGCTTGGTGCGCGGCTTCTTCGGCCACCACCGCTGCCCCTCGCACCACCTCTGGAAAGCGCTGATGCTGCGCGCCAACTGCGCCGGCAAGCTCGAAGACGCTGGGGCCAAAATGTTTGCCAACAAAATCTTGTTCATCGCCAGCAGCGTGTCGCTGGCGCTGTTCCTCTCGGGCAGCGCGCTGTGGATGGTGCCGGCGGGCATGCTGGTGGTGTTCGCCACGCTGGAATGGGCGTTTTCGTTCTGCGCCGCCTGCTGGGTCTATGGCGCTTGGTATCGGCGTTTTCCGCCGGCGAGCGCTTAA
- the dcd gene encoding dCTP deaminase, producing MSIKSDKWIRRMAEQQGMIEPFEPGQVRQADGKKIISYGTSSYGYDIRCAREFKVFTNIHSTVVDPKNFDAKSFVDFEGDSCIIPPNSFALARTLEYFRIPRNVLTICLGKSTYARCGIIVNVTPFEPEWEGFVTLEFSNTTPLPAKIYAGEGCAQVLFFESDEVCEVSYKDRGGKYQGQHGVTLPRA from the coding sequence ATGAGCATCAAGAGCGACAAGTGGATCCGCCGCATGGCCGAACAGCAGGGCATGATCGAGCCCTTCGAGCCGGGGCAAGTGCGCCAAGCCGACGGCAAAAAAATCATCAGCTACGGCACCAGCAGCTACGGCTACGACATCCGCTGCGCGCGCGAGTTCAAGGTCTTTACCAACATCCACAGCACGGTGGTGGACCCGAAAAACTTCGACGCCAAGAGCTTTGTCGATTTCGAGGGCGATTCGTGCATCATCCCGCCCAACAGTTTTGCGCTGGCGCGCACGCTGGAGTATTTCCGCATTCCGCGCAACGTGCTCACCATCTGCTTGGGCAAGAGCACCTACGCGCGCTGCGGCATCATCGTCAACGTCACGCCCTTTGAGCCCGAGTGGGAGGGCTTCGTGACGCTGGAGTTTTCCAACACCACGCCGCTGCCGGCCAAGATCTACGCCGGCGAAGGCTGCGCGCAGGTGCTGTTTTTCGAGAGCGACGAGGTGTGCGAGGTGTCGTACAAAGACCGCGGCGGCAAGTACCAAGGCCAGCACGGGGTGACGCTGCCGCGCGCCTGA
- a CDS encoding cupin domain-containing protein → MSEHDLFRFGPLPSGEPELSRPRRDRRIAGLPLRQTWDLLDAPLQGARTFSTGLWRCEVGEWAIAFGPTEREVFTVLEGRCRIRRDDGSHVEAGPGQTIHIPPGFTGSFQVLEAVLKVYVIVE, encoded by the coding sequence ATGTCCGAGCACGATCTGTTCAGATTCGGCCCACTGCCCAGCGGCGAGCCCGAGCTTTCGCGCCCGCGCCGCGACCGGCGCATTGCGGGCCTGCCGCTGCGCCAGACTTGGGATTTGCTCGATGCACCGCTGCAAGGCGCGCGCACCTTCAGCACTGGGCTGTGGCGCTGCGAGGTGGGTGAATGGGCGATCGCTTTCGGCCCGACCGAGCGCGAGGTGTTTACGGTGCTCGAGGGGCGCTGTCGCATCCGGCGCGACGACGGCAGCCACGTCGAGGCCGGCCCCGGGCAAACCATACACATCCCGCCCGGCTTCACCGGTTCGTTTCAGGTGCTCGAGGCGGTGCTCAAGGTTTATGTGATCGTGGAGTAG
- a CDS encoding sensor histidine kinase → MKSPPRSLRNQLMLGILLPVVAFLVLNAYVLYQQALNAADTAYDRTLLASAKAIGEQLEVVPDALHGHRLLGSLTYAALEAFEADNRSRLYYRVTGFSGEMVAGFADLPPWRGTLPTNTLYAALVHFYDDHYQGEPVRVAVLLQPVAGVYGLGMATIQVAETLELRQTLARQILLDTLWRQSLLIALIGLVVFVVVQRATLPVRRLSAALAARPENDLSPLDSAAAPTELQPLLQATNQHMARLSDLLQHQKRFVRDTSHQIKTPLAVLRTQLQSALRGDVDTHLALREMMQTVDGATEMANQMLALAKIEQLRIQADVPVVAWAEALRAVALDVAALVADKQLDFELQLDPTASTLRVRAHEWSLKELARNLLHNAIRHSPPGGSLRIELQAGPEPSSAQLTIDDSGGGLPQNLLDNPFRPFHTAVHAPHGSGLGLAICHGIVQTLGGQIELQNRLDEHGRCVGLRASVRLPLAEPRYSTIT, encoded by the coding sequence ATGAAATCACCCCCACGCTCGCTGCGCAACCAGTTGATGCTGGGCATTTTGTTGCCGGTGGTGGCTTTTCTGGTGCTCAACGCCTACGTGCTGTACCAACAGGCCCTGAATGCGGCCGACACCGCCTACGACCGCACCCTGCTGGCCAGCGCCAAAGCCATCGGCGAACAGCTCGAAGTGGTGCCCGATGCGCTGCACGGCCACCGGCTGTTGGGTTCGCTCACCTACGCGGCGCTGGAGGCCTTTGAGGCCGACAACCGCAGCCGCCTGTACTACCGCGTCACCGGATTTTCGGGCGAAATGGTAGCGGGCTTTGCCGACCTGCCGCCTTGGCGCGGCACGCTGCCCACCAACACCCTGTACGCCGCGCTGGTGCACTTTTACGACGACCACTACCAAGGCGAACCGGTGCGCGTGGCGGTGTTGTTGCAACCGGTGGCCGGGGTGTACGGGCTGGGCATGGCCACCATCCAAGTGGCCGAAACGCTGGAGCTGCGCCAAACCCTGGCGCGCCAGATTTTGCTCGACACCCTCTGGCGCCAAAGCCTGTTGATCGCCCTGATCGGTCTGGTGGTGTTCGTGGTGGTGCAGCGCGCCACGCTGCCGGTGCGCCGGCTCAGCGCCGCCTTGGCGGCACGGCCGGAAAACGACCTCAGCCCACTCGACAGCGCCGCCGCCCCAACCGAACTGCAACCTCTGCTGCAAGCCACCAACCAGCACATGGCGCGCTTGAGCGATCTGCTGCAACACCAAAAGCGCTTCGTGCGCGACACCTCGCACCAGATCAAGACGCCGCTGGCGGTGTTGCGCACGCAGTTGCAATCGGCCCTGCGCGGTGACGTCGATACCCATCTGGCGCTGCGCGAGATGATGCAGACCGTCGATGGCGCCACCGAGATGGCCAACCAGATGCTGGCGCTGGCCAAGATCGAACAGCTGCGCATCCAAGCCGACGTGCCGGTGGTGGCGTGGGCCGAGGCGCTGCGCGCGGTGGCGCTCGACGTGGCCGCGCTGGTGGCCGACAAGCAGCTCGATTTCGAATTGCAGCTCGATCCCACCGCCTCTACGCTGCGTGTGCGCGCGCACGAGTGGTCGCTCAAAGAACTGGCGCGCAACCTGCTGCACAACGCCATCCGCCACTCACCGCCAGGGGGCTCACTGCGCATCGAACTGCAGGCCGGGCCGGAGCCCAGCTCGGCCCAGCTGACGATCGACGACAGCGGCGGCGGCCTGCCGCAGAATCTGCTCGACAACCCCTTTAGGCCCTTTCACACTGCGGTGCACGCCCCGCATGGCTCGGGCCTCGGTTTGGCCATTTGTCACGGCATCGTGCAAACGCTGGGCGGGCAGATCGAGCTGCAAAACCGGCTCGACGAACACGGCCGCTGCGTCGGGCTGCGCGCCAGCGTGCGGCTGCCCTTGGCCGAGCCGCGCTACTCCACGATCACATAA
- a CDS encoding response regulator transcription factor has product MKLLLIEDNPAMQASLQRSLQRRGIAVALCGDGRLALDAWAASAPDVVLLDLTLPGLDGLQVLQKARQNGFAAPVIILTARGTVGDRVLGLKTGADDYLPKPFDLDELEARIYALHRRSQSSATNSGSAPDAGARPAFCGLRADPDSSAVYFEGRALDLAPRELALLRALLERPGRAIAKEQLLERVFPHADEVLPDAVEVVVYRLRKKIAHLGVELVTLRGLGYLLKAQE; this is encoded by the coding sequence ATGAAGCTGCTGCTGATCGAAGACAACCCCGCCATGCAAGCCAGCTTGCAGCGCTCGTTGCAGCGGCGCGGCATTGCGGTGGCCTTGTGCGGCGACGGCCGCCTGGCCTTGGACGCTTGGGCCGCCAGCGCCCCCGATGTGGTGCTGCTCGACCTGACCCTGCCCGGACTCGACGGCTTGCAGGTGCTGCAAAAGGCGCGTCAAAACGGCTTTGCGGCCCCGGTGATCATCCTCACCGCCCGCGGCACCGTGGGCGACCGGGTGCTCGGCCTCAAGACCGGGGCCGACGACTACCTGCCCAAGCCCTTTGACCTCGACGAACTCGAAGCCCGAATTTACGCCCTGCACCGACGCAGCCAGAGCAGCGCCACAAACTCTGGCAGCGCGCCCGACGCCGGCGCACGGCCCGCATTTTGCGGGCTGCGCGCCGACCCCGACAGCAGCGCGGTGTACTTTGAGGGCCGCGCGCTCGATCTGGCACCGCGCGAACTGGCGTTGCTGCGCGCCCTGCTCGAACGCCCGGGGCGCGCTATCGCCAAAGAGCAATTGCTGGAGCGGGTGTTTCCCCACGCCGATGAAGTCCTGCCCGATGCGGTCGAGGTGGTGGTGTACAGACTGCGCAAAAAAATCGCCCACCTCGGCGTCGAACTGGTGACCTTGCGCGGCCTAGGCTATCTGCTCAAGGCGCAAGAATGA
- a CDS encoding tripartite tricarboxylate transporter substrate binding protein produces MRRDTFLKSLTALAAASATGLPLTAWAQSALRMMIPANPGGGWDLTGRSLGQALQDAGQAQSVTFENRGGAAGTIGLAQFYNARRGDPDALLVMGAVMLGGIITGRPPVSITQITPIARLTTEFNVFVLPADSPLRTMRDVVEQLRRDPGSVKWGGGSRGATEHVAAALIARASGVDAARINYVPFRGGGEAVAAILGGNVTIGGSGLSEFLPHIQAGRMRAIGVTSEQRLPGHNIPTLREQGIDVVIGNWRGVYGAAGITPAQRAALTERVVRATQSQAWRTALQQNGWTPALLTGPAFDEFVERDFARLRAVMVMSGMI; encoded by the coding sequence ATGCGCCGCGACACCTTTCTCAAATCCCTGACGGCACTGGCTGCAGCCAGCGCCACCGGCTTGCCGCTGACGGCGTGGGCGCAGTCTGCGCTGCGCATGATGATTCCCGCCAACCCAGGGGGTGGCTGGGATCTGACGGGCCGATCCCTAGGCCAAGCCCTGCAGGACGCCGGGCAGGCGCAGTCTGTGACTTTTGAAAACCGCGGCGGCGCCGCTGGAACGATCGGACTGGCCCAGTTTTACAACGCGCGCCGCGGCGACCCCGATGCCCTGCTGGTGATGGGGGCCGTGATGCTCGGTGGCATCATCACCGGCCGCCCGCCGGTGAGCATCACCCAGATCACGCCGATCGCCCGCCTGACGACCGAGTTCAACGTGTTCGTGCTGCCCGCCGACTCGCCACTGCGCACCATGCGCGACGTGGTCGAGCAGCTGCGGCGCGACCCGGGCAGCGTGAAATGGGGCGGGGGTTCGCGCGGGGCGACCGAGCACGTGGCGGCAGCCCTGATCGCCCGCGCTTCGGGGGTTGACGCCGCGCGCATCAACTACGTGCCGTTTCGTGGCGGCGGTGAGGCCGTGGCGGCCATTTTGGGGGGCAATGTGACCATCGGCGGCAGTGGCCTGAGCGAGTTTTTGCCGCACATCCAGGCCGGGCGCATGCGCGCCATCGGCGTCACCTCGGAGCAGCGCTTGCCCGGGCACAACATTCCGACCTTGCGTGAGCAGGGCATCGACGTGGTGATCGGCAACTGGCGCGGCGTCTATGGCGCGGCGGGCATCACACCGGCGCAACGGGCCGCCCTGACCGAACGGGTGGTGCGCGCCACCCAAAGCCAGGCTTGGCGCACGGCCTTGCAACAAAATGGCTGGACGCCGGCCCTGCTCACCGGGCCAGCCTTCGACGAGTTCGTGGAGCGCGATTTTGCGCGCCTGCGTGCGGTCATGGTCATGTCGGGCATGATCTGA
- a CDS encoding tripartite tricarboxylate transporter TctB family protein produces MERPSPSSPPTQPAHSSHSVVLQVLLSLGVLGVAALLAYGATQIPSEAGYAGIGPNFLPWVVAAALLVCGGLLLRQALTGGFQDLDEASGAPRADWHAWAWVSAGVLANASLIEHIGFVLSCALCFTLAVRGLRIAEGKPGGGWMGLLRDAAIGLLLAAPVYWLFAQLLAVNLPSLTATGWI; encoded by the coding sequence ATGGAACGCCCGTCGCCTTCGTCGCCCCCCACCCAGCCCGCGCATTCATCGCACTCGGTGGTGCTGCAGGTGCTGCTCTCGCTCGGGGTGCTGGGGGTGGCGGCGCTACTGGCTTACGGCGCGACGCAGATCCCCTCCGAGGCGGGGTATGCGGGCATCGGGCCCAATTTTCTGCCTTGGGTGGTGGCAGCGGCCCTGCTGGTGTGCGGCGGCTTGTTGTTGCGCCAAGCCCTCACGGGCGGTTTTCAGGATCTGGACGAAGCCTCGGGCGCGCCTCGCGCCGACTGGCACGCTTGGGCGTGGGTCTCGGCCGGGGTGCTGGCCAACGCATCGCTGATCGAGCACATCGGGTTTGTGCTCAGTTGCGCCCTGTGCTTCACGCTGGCCGTGCGCGGTCTGCGCATCGCTGAAGGCAAACCGGGTGGCGGCTGGATGGGGCTGTTGCGCGATGCGGCCATCGGCTTGCTGCTGGCGGCCCCGGTGTACTGGCTTTTTGCCCAACTGCTGGCCGTCAACTTGCCCAGCCTGACCGCAACCGGCTGGATCTAA